The genomic stretch GCCCACCATCAGATACCAGGTCCCCTGGTTGCAGGGCCTTAAACCACTAGACTATGCTGCCAGTTTGCAACCTATAGGGCACTCTGTAAAAGTCTAACTTTCCCCCCAAGCTTTTGGGACATTTCCCAACAGGGAACTGGAGAAGGATCAGGAATTCATTTCACATACACCATGGAACAAGAGTAGTAGCCTTTGCTCATTACCAGCCAAGGCTGGGTTTCAACCACTGATTTAAAGGTGAAAGACTGTACAGCCTACATCCACCCCCGAGCCATATTGTCCTCTTCTCAGACCTGTGCCACTTTCTAACTGCATCCTCAACTCAaaacctccaccccaccctgtaAGGTCTCCATAGCCACATCTAATCCCCCTGGACTTACCTTAGGAAGCCAGAAATGGCACCAAAACAGAACTCTCCAATCAGGAAGCAGAGGGAAACTACAGCATTCCTTCTACCATGGGCTACTGGCACCAGAGAGATAGGAATACAGGTAGAGGAGATAGCTCTTTGACTAGTGGATCAGGGACATGGGTGGTGGGGACCTATGCAACCACACAGGCTTCTGGCTAACCCAACTCCAATCAAGCATCTGGGTTCATGCCCTCTCAGATAGGGCAGTCATCCACCTTTGAGCAATGAGATACAAGGCTACAGCACAGCTGTTTATGCATTCAAATGACTTGGCAGCTGTTGACAGGGTCCGTACCTGAGCTGACTTACAAGGTGGGCTCCAGGTTATTTCTGCTCAAGGCCCATGGAAAAGTGTAGATCACAGGAGGACAATTCTGAGGTTTTGGATAATTTTGTAAAAAGGACATGTTGTCCATGGATTAGAGCATCGTATGCAAGACCAGACTGCTGGGTTCTTCTATTCATAGCTATGGAAGGGGATCTAGGGCTGAGAGCAAGTGAGATTTGAAgccaggattcctgagttctaTTCACATCTACGGAAGAGTCTATTAAGTGGTtaagaactcctgggttctctagCCAGTTCTGTCCCTTGCTCCATGACCTTGGGTAAGTGACTTAACATCTCCATAGACTTACGCACATTATTACTGGCCTTGCCCCAAAGGTAAGATTTTGAGAGAAAAGTGACTGCAGTATCATTAGGTACCTTATTAATTCAAACAACTGTCACCTCCATTTTGGTTGGAAGCAGCCTATGACAGTCCAGGAACTATTGAGATTTCCAGCATTGCAACCCATAATTAAGCTTGTATCTCACGGACTTGAAAAGGCTAGTGTATTCTCCCAGCCTGCTGTATCTTCAAGAATAAGTTTTGGAGCGCCGGAGCAACCTGGTTAACCCGATTAGACAGTTGCAGAGCCCTAGTGGCCACCACTCATTGCTACACAGGATGAGGTCTTAAAAACTCCCATGGAGGAACTCTGGCCTGCCTAGAGAAGGGTGAGACCGAAGGGGTCAAGACAGCACCTCTATACTTCAAAGCACTAGAATTTCCCTCCGCCCCGGGCTGGTTCAcatgctccccacccctgccagggCACAAGCAAAAACAACCCACAGCAGAGAAGTTTATTTAGCAGCAGATAGTCCTTGTGACATGGTAATTAGGCCTTCTTGTTACGCACTCTATTCAAGGGAGCTGGAACGGTCCACACCTATTGGAGTGTATTCACCCCAGTTTCAGCACTAGGGAACTTGGTTCATTTTGCCTGATGGCAGGTGGGAGATCACAGCACAACACCAACAGCCAATCTGTCTAGTGCTCATCAACCAGGGCTGTAACAAATCTACTATCCCTCTTGAGCGTTCTATTAATGGAACTGGCTTCCCATAACCTATAGCTTGTGACAGCAGTCGAGCCCAGTTCTTCCTGTTATGATTTTTCAGATTGCTTAGCCTGGCCTTTGTGGGATCACAACTGTTGCAGAGAAAAGGAGGCAGAAAACCTGGAGGATAGTGGAGGAAGCTAACTAGAACAGGGCAAGCTGAAGGAGGTAAAGGCCAAACAACTTTAaaccagcggggggggggaggggggaaagataAGGTTTCCACTAGAAACCAATCCATCATCTCTAAGCCTTTAATTGTAGTTTTACCCAGCCCTCATGTACCTGCATGCTGTGCAATATAGCACTCAGAGTTCTATATTTAGACAAACTGGACGGGCACATTAGGGCAAagaaaaattcttttaaaaaagcttGCCCAGTTATGCTTCTTTTGCACACCCAGGCAGGACTGTCTGCAAAGCAATTATGGGTCCATAAGCCATTTCAAGGCCTTCTCTGTGACACTGTTGATACCATCAACTATTAGGCTACTGAGACCAGAAAGGGGTAGGGGACCCCAACCACCACACCGCACAGTACACCCACAGAATAAAGGTAGAAGGAAATACTCTTGTCCATGGTCACCTTATGCCCCAAATCACCATCAACTCAAAATTTGACATGGCTCTCACACTGATAGTTAAGATAGGCCTGACCCACTAACAGTCCTGTTCTGCAAAAGAGAGGTTAAAGTTTTACTAAGTCACAAGGTTGATCCTTACTAGGATACATGATTTGACATTTTAACCCATAATAGTACTATTAGCAGAAAATTACTAAACTGCCAATTCAACTTGATTCAAATATAGCTCATTTTGTGTCATTCCTCTCATGGACAATGTGAAGTGGGCAGAACTCAATACGGATGGATCAATCTTATTGCAATTGCTTTTTATAAAGTTATTTCGCTCCCCAAAGCGGTTTCACATTCCAAGGAAGGAAGACTGATGTGACTTTCAGAATTTTAGGGGAAGAGAAGGACTAGTCaaaaaacaaacttaattttATTATGTAAAAACTTTTAACTTTTATAAAAAGTTTATAAAGCAAGTACAATGCATGATCGCAGAAATTCACCTTCCTGCAAAAAAGGTACAAACATTATACTCTATTATAGAGTTCAACAATAAACATGGGGCCACAGCCCCAGAACAACTCATTTTTGAAATTCTTGTTGGTATTACCCCCTACCCAGCCCccgtaaggatttttttttttttttaaatcacactaTAATCCGAAATATACATACAACTGCATCTCTGCAAGTCTTTTTAAAGCATGTTGTGGTCTGATTTATAGCCAGCCATGTTTTAAAAGATATCTATCTAAAGACTGGGAAGCCAGTCTAGCACACTTGGGATTTTGCGAACACAAAACACTGATCTTACAGTGCAGATGATGCTCAAGGAGTCAGGACTTCCCAGCTTTTCTTGCCCTTGTGCAATGAGGCGGTTAAATTCAAATATTCAAGAGTTCAGATCCATTTCTgaatgggggatggagggagcagaATCAAAAGTCTTTCCTGGCCTGTTGAGATTTATTTTCAGGCAAGAAGCAGAAACAGTACTAAAAAACCAGCCAAGCATCCAATGCCTTGCGCCACATGCTCCACAGACAATATCTGGAAGATAAAGGCTGAGGTCCCTCCGTTATTGGATTCATGGGGTTGAAGTCTGATCCTTTCCAAGTCAGGGTCTCTCTTCACCTCCCTTGGAGAGAGCCAAGTGTTGTGATCCCACACCTGCAGTCTGAAtaggggtagaggggagggggcgggggatgagAGAGAAAGACATGTCAGTTATTCAGAGCAGATCACAGGCAGGTCTGCACTAGACATCCTGGCGCCAGAGAGAGGAAACTTCTATTTACCTCCAGCTGATAAGGAATCAGGAACCAACACTCAGGCTGGAGGTTTGCTAATTGGcaccaaaaggaaaaaagagacaaGCCCTTCTGTTCCTAACTCTCTACAGATGGATCTAAAATTACACAGATTAGAAGGGAGGGACACATGCTTGGCTGTGCCTTCCTGCCTGAAAACAtccccccccctttaaaaaaaaaaagcctcttgaTTCTACCCATTTCAACAGGGCCGTTGAAGCAGCTGCAGAGTTCGCTGTAaaaagaaggacattgtaacaaGAATGACCCCATTTGCAGGAGCTGGGAAGAGGCTGAACTGGGGACAATGGCTACAGATCTCATTCCACTACAGttgctgcttaaaaaaaaaaaaaaacacaacctcaATCAACCTCAAGGGAAGAGACGCGAGAGATGCCCAGCGCCAAGCAGCGTGGCTTGCACGAAGGGGGGCGATTTAAAATCATCCCTCCCTGGTTAGTGTCAAGCCACTCACGCGAATTCCCGGGGACGGAGAAGTGGGCTGGGGATGGAAACTGACAAGGAAGCGCGTGGTCCAAGTCTTACCtggcgggggggagaagagacatTAATGGCACAAGCGTCTCTCATCTTTCGAGCACAGTTCAGAGGCGAGTTCAGAGGCCTGCAGAGAGGAGAAGGGAAGTAAGCAAGGGGGGGgacctggtgtgtgtgtgtggggggggggggatttttcttCCCTGGGGAAAAAGGGCAGCAGCCTCGCAGGCTGATTCCTGCCTGCACAGGGCACTAGCCGGCTGGGGGAAAGGTGCCCCCGATGTACCGCCAATGTTACCATGAAGAGTCACCAGCCGGGGCCCCGTCCTTACCttcagggagaggagggaggtcTCGGCGGACgggtcctggccctggcccttcGCCTGCTCCTCCAGCACGATCTGCAGGTCGAGGATGTAGTCGATGACGTGCTGCAGGATCTCCACCTGGCTCAGCTTGGTGCCCTGGGGGATGCCCGGCACCAGCTCGCGCAGCTTGGAGTAGCAATCGTTCATGTCGTAGAGCAGGCTCATGGGCTCCTCCAGCGCCGGGCTCTTGCTGGGGCTGCCCCGGGCGATGGCCAGGCTCTGGTCCGACAGGCAGCACACGGCTTCGTAGCAGCTCCTGACAGACCGCACCGGGCTGATGGCTTTCATGGTcaccgggctgggctgggctggcggaCGCCTGGCAGCGCTGGGCTGGTGTCTCGGGAAGGCAgatcctcccctccacccccggctGGCTGCTTGCACGTCTCTCCCGCGGTGCAATCCCGGCGCCCAAACCCCGACTCCTCCGTGCAACGGGCTGCCGGCGCCTCGCCCCCCTCCGGCCTTTTATACGCCGGGCGCTCCGCTCCGGCTCCGCCCCTTTCTATGCAAACGAGCCGCCCGCTGTCCCCACCCCCCCCTTCTGCCTCTCTGGTGGCAGCCGGGGGAAATGTTGCATTGAGCGCTTACAAGCTGGTTGCATGGCGAAGCCGGCTTCCCCTGGCTTCGCCTGACACCAAAGAGCCCAGGGCAGGAAAGGAATGAGGAAGCTCTGATTGCAAACGGGCGGGCCTAGCTatcaaccccccccacacacacccacccacccacccctctttgctttttaaagctCAAAATTCCAAGTCGAGCTCTTCTCCCCTGCCGCGTTTGTCTCTCCcggcccctttaaaaaaaaaaaaagaagccctGGCTGGAAAAGACAAACCCGGCTTTCAAAACGCGCCTTGCaaagcccagccccagggtgCAGCCCCTCAAACTTCAGCACCCACCGAAGCCGTGAAGCCCCTCGCGGCAGGGACTTTTTTCCCCgggggtggtttgtttttttcccagggGGCTCTAGTAAGGAATTAGTGGCGCCTTGTTCCTCACTTTGCTGCTCATATGACCTCCAGACTTTCTGCCGTCAGGAATGATCTTGTgaccagaaaaataaaaaagctttgcGGTAAAGCTGAGGTTACCGTGGAGAAACCAGATTTGGGTCAGCAACTCTTTGACTGCAGAAACATTGTGTTGTGGGGGGGATCTATATAAGtaggggtttattttattttgaaacaacAGGAACAGGGTAAAAAAACTCAATTGACATGGTTGTATCGGTTTAACTGAAAGGACAAAACTTTATGGGTGGGTCCAACTTTTGGGGTGCAGACAAGACCCAGTTCGCTTGGGGCCTTATCCCACTCACATttgggtgtaaatccagagtaactgtgAGAGTCGAATGAGGCCCTAAAAAACAGTTTTGGTGGAAGGTGGGGCGGAGGCTGAGGAGAGGGAGGGTATAAAAAGTTCTCTTTATATtttaacttgattttaaaaatcaatctcAAATGGGCTGTGTGATATAATTTATTGATCCCAAGCCTGGAGATTTTTCCTAGGGCCAGCTTTTTATTTTGGAATGTGTTTTGATTATTTGTGAGTGGGCAACTGCTATGGAAATACTGCTTTATGGCCCATGACAATGGGGTATGCCATTTAATTTTCCCCCTAGCCCATTACTGGTTTCCCAAATCTCTTGCTTGCTATTTCTGTTAATACAATTTCTTAAACTGTATTATttcaggggctgtgggggaggccagGGCACCTGGAGTAAATTATGCCTGCCCACAAGTACAATTTACTCCAGATCTGCCTAAACCCtaggttgtgtgtgtttttccaacaaaacaaaacatactgtattttttttttttggcttttctctCTTCTGCTTTCACATTTAGCTAAGTTTGGAAAAAATCACTTCCCCAACCCCCTTGGGTATACAACTCTAACCATGGTCAATTTCCATGTTTTTAAGCAGTCTGCATGtcacaatggatttttttaaatatatatttatttggggCCGGGGGTTGTTTAGTGTAATGGAAAAGCTAGTTAAATTATTCATTCCTTCAAGACCTTAGATTGCACATTACTAAATCTTTataaaaagtaattattttttgGTAATCCCActattttctcctcctccctcaccctcctGTAGTCCTCTGACCCTGCCAATCCTCACTCCTATTTAGGGAGACTCCCTAATTTTGGATTCATTTtaaggcctttaaaaaaaacccctctctcccTGAGGAAATAAATTGTGATGAGATATTTTCAACCCTCGCTCCAAGTTTGTTGGGAAACCTCCTTCATTCAAATGGTGGCAGCTGGCGAATAAACCTGAACttgatggggcaggggggtttcgtttgtttttgaagaaaaataataCATCTTTAACCTGTTTTTCAGAATCTGGGGTATTGGCCTGGACTGtccaaagactttttttttccaattttttttttctatgttaAGTTTTGAAATTTTCTTAACACTCATACAAGTCACCATCAGCCCTAGGGCCTCCCAGAGTATGTTTCCCAGCCctgcgccccagccctgagcattttttttttttattcacacccccccccccaaaacattCCATCTTTAACCCCATTTTTGCCTCGTTCCAGGAACTGAGCGATCGCACTGGAATATCCCCAAGGCTGATTTttcaaataacttttttttttttttttggtggcaaaGATTCTCTGTGTGCAACATGTTTGGCTGTTTGGACAGGCAGCCCCGGAGCATCCCTGAACTTTCTGTTCCCACTCTTGCTCCCTACCCTCcctccaaacccccccccccccccccgtcctccttgcattttttatttttatgaaaggaTGTCATTAAGGCTTTTGTTTGAACTGTTTTTGTTTAAGAACTTTTCTCACAATCCTATTTTTTGTTGAGGAATCTGCTCCCTTTGCCCAGCTgtgtccctctccctccagctgtGTTGATCTAACTCTCCGCTCCAGACAGCCTGGCGCCAGCCTTGCGAACGTCATGCATTCACACAGGGATGCGTGGCCAAGGCAACCTTTCCGCCGCCATAGCCACCGAACTGGAACCTCGCAGCCCAGCCAATGAGAGGCCGGGGAGGTGCTTTAACGCTCGAAGGGGCGTGGCCTCGCTGGGGGAATAGAACCTTGAGTGCAAAATTAGCTTAGATTCTGGGAACGTGCAAACATTTCTGCATGAGGCTgttgctccccccccccttttttttaaactacaatttggTGGGGCTGGATCATTTCTGGCCTTTTTCTGGGAACTGATTCCCATTGCAAGCCAAGAATCAGAATATTATTATCACTTACAGTTTAGGCCAGTGGGGGAGTCATAAAGTCCGGTTTTTTGGCTCAAAGCAGTATTCACTCCGCCCGCCACCCCCAAAAGCTCTGGAGTGCAGTGATTTCATGTTGGGAATGGCCCacactgtgtgtgttttattaaCAAAAATTGGTTGTTTTAGAACTGCGCTGGGCCCTGAGAGCGAACTTTTCAGAACAAGTCCCATAAAGCTCGCAACACGGACTGGTGTTCGCCTCCTAGGCTCTTTGATTCACCTGGATTCATTTGTAAAGGGGGAAAGTCAGCAAACAGCCATCATCCCCTCCCAGACTCTCTCTTCTCCAGCTCGAAATGTTCACTAACTTCTCAGCCAGGCAATGTACCCCATCCTCAACCCTTCCCTGAAGTCCCTTTTACCGGTTATTTGTTGCTACATCTATTGTAATTTGCATCAGTTCTGCAACGCTGAGGATTTTTCCAAGGCTTCTCTCTAGGAATTTCTTAAATCAATTGCCACCGAATGCGCCCCTGAGAAGTTCTGTTAAGATCAAacctttaaaaacagaacaaaaaaacagagGTGGCAGGATACGAAATAGAGTAAGACTTCTGGCTCCCAGAATGTGGTATTTTGGGGTGGGAGAATGGAAGTGAGGATAGGACTGATGATTGGAAGACTGGGATGGGAGTTGCATTTAGTTTATCATACCAACCTAACCTCAAGCTGTTGGACAGGGACTCGGGCTTTGGGGGATTTTCTCAGGGCTCCGGCATCTTCAGGATTCCTGGCAACGCTGCATCCATGAAAGTGATTGAGAacagaagagaggaggaggaacagaATATATGCCCAAGGAAATTACAAAGAAGACAGTTCTTCCACAGTGGTCATCTGGATTCACTTTCTGGACAAGGGCTGGATCAAATCTTGTCCCAAATCTTTTGGGACCTTCACTTCTGTCCCCTTATTCACAATCAAAACAAGAGCTAGGAAAAAAAACAGCTGGCCAGGCAAACTCACTTGAGCTCTGATTCAGGaaggcatttaagcacatgcttaacttcacgTTTGTGCTTATGTCCAATTtactttttgtttctaattgtCTGTGCTTGTGGGTCTGGGACAAATTTATTAAAATCAATTAAAGCCAGAGGAAAAATTAGAGCAGCTGGTTAAGAAATAAGCAGTGATTTCTTAAATATGTTGTGGAATTCTCTTGTCAATGGGACCCCCTTCCCATCTGACCCTAGGCAAAACAACTGGCATGCAATATGTTGGGCgggtggggaagaaaggaggaaCAACACGTGGAGCTAGACGCACATGCCACACTGGTAGGTTTGGCTGCATCTTCACAAGCAACATTTGGTAATTATGCCCACATGttaaggtcccaattcagcaaagcatttatgcacgtgcttaagcccatccctattcagcataGCAGTAAGCACATggcctgttgaaatcaataggattgaAGCACATGCCTAAATGCCCATGGTCAGAGAGCAAATTAGTAGCTGAGCAGGGCATGGAGCCCAGGTGGTCTGATACCCAGCCCTGTGCTGTTACCAGACAATGCTACCCCTGTAAATAAGTTGTTTGACATCACTTAGGATATCTGGCAGGACAGCCTACTCCTTCCTCTAACTATAGGGCAACACGAAGAAA from Eretmochelys imbricata isolate rEreImb1 chromosome 19, rEreImb1.hap1, whole genome shotgun sequence encodes the following:
- the ID3 gene encoding DNA-binding protein inhibitor ID-3, with translation MKAISPVRSVRSCYEAVCCLSDQSLAIARGSPSKSPALEEPMSLLYDMNDCYSKLRELVPGIPQGTKLSQVEILQHVIDYILDLQIVLEEQAKGQGQDPSAETSLLSLKASELASELCSKDERRLCH